The stretch of DNA CGCGCCAGCTCCTCGACATGGCGATCGATCTCGGGCCTGGCGCTGTCGGGAACCGCGCTGCGGCGGAGCAGCTCCTTGTCCATCTCGGTGAAGACCTGGCTCGCCGAGCGCGCGTAGTTGAGCGCCATCAACGGCCGGTCGTAGGTGTAGGCAACGATGTCGCCGGCTTCCGAGAGCACGTAGATGCCATAGACGCCGAGCATGCCCAGCATGAGCGCCATGGCGACGAAGGCCGCGAAGATCTTCGCGCCGATTGAGCCTTTGAGCTTGATGGCGGGGAACGGCATCTTGGACGAGTTCGCTACCCCTTCTTGACGCCCGGCAAAGGCGCTTCTTCTTGAGGGAGCCGACTTTACGCCCGAGACGGCCGCCTACAAAGGGGCCGGGGCGTCAGACCGCCGGCGCCACCGCGAGGCCGCGCACCTGGTGGCGCTCGATCAGGCGTTGGACCAGGCCGGAGGCCTTCGCCTCCTCGACGAAGCGGCGGAGGAAGGCCGCGCCCTTCTCGTTCGCCTTCACCGTGCCGATCGCCTGCTGCACCGCGGTGAAGCGTCCATCGAGAATGCGCGCACCGGGCAGCTTGCCGATGTCCGCCATGAGCCCGGGCTTGAGACCGGCCAGAGCGTCGAGCCTCTCGGCCACGAACAGCTTGGTCGCCGCCTCCAGGCTGGGGGCCCGCACCAGCTCGGCATGTGCGAGGTTGCGGGTGAGAAAGAGGTCATAGGCGCTCCTGGAAGCGACCGCGATGCGGTGGCCCGGGCGGTCGACCTCGGCGATGCTGTGCAAGGGCGAGCCCGCCGGCACCAGATATGTGGCCTCGATCTCGACATAGGCCGGGCTGAAGGCGATCGCCTCCGCCCGCGCCGGCTCGACTGCGATCAGGCCGATGTCCCAGACATTCTTCCCGGCCGCGTCGGCGAGCTCGCCCGGCCGCTGGAACGGCACATAGACGACCGGCACGCCCAGGCGCCTTGCGGCCTCGCTTGCCAGGTCGGGCGACACGCCCTCGGGATCGCCCGCCGGGCTCTTCCCGGTCACCAGCAGGAAATTGGAGAGGTTGATCCCCGCCCGCAACACACCGGTGGGGGCTAGCTCGGCGATGACGTCCTGCATGGGATGGGTCCGGCGATGATGGGCGAGGCTGAAGGTCCGATCCCGGACCCGGGCGGACACTAGAGCAGCATCGGGGCGGATGGAATCGCTTTGCGATATCATCGGGCCCTATGAAGCTGCTCTACTCTTTGAAAGATAGGGCAATTTCGCCCCTCTCGCAGCGGGAAGGACCGCGATGCCATCGAGTCCTGGCCGCATTCTGACGACCCATGTCGGTAGCTTGCCGCGGCCGCAGGAGCTGACCGACATGCTGTTTCGCCGCGCCGCCGACGAGCCGGTCGACCCAACTCGGTTCGAGGCGACGGTCGCCGAAGCGGTCATGGATGCCGTCCGCCGCCAGAAGCGGGCGAGCATCGATATCCCGAGCGACGGCGAGATGAGCAAGATCAGCTACGCCACCTATGTCTCAGAACGCTTGACCGGGTTTTCCGGCGACAGCCCAAGGCGGGTGCCCGCCGATCTCCTGGAGGTTCCCCGCTACATGAAGCGCCTGGCCGCAACCGGCGGCACGCCCAGCTTGCCGCGCCCCTGCTGCACCGGCGCCATAGAGGTCCGCACCACGGAGCCGCTCGAGGCCGATCTCAGCCGGTTCGCCCAGGCCTTGCAGGCGAACGGCTACACGCAAGGCTTCATGAACGCCGCTGCACCGGGGGTGATCTCGCTGTTTCAGCCGAACCGCTACTACAAGAGCGACGATGCCTATCTGGAGGCGCTGTCGAAGGCCATGACCGCCGAGTATCGCCGCATCGTCGAAGCCGGCCTCTATCTCCAGATCGACAGCCCCGATCTCGGTGTCGGCCGGCACACCATGTATGCCGATCTCGAGGAGGACGAATTCATTCGCCGCTTGGGCGGCCATGTCGCGGCGCTCAACGCGGCCCTTGCCGGCATTCCGAAGGATCGGGTGCGCCTCCACCTCTGCTGGGGCAACTACGAGGGCCCGCACACACGCGATATCCCGCTCGCCCGCATCCTGCCGACGGTCCTCGAGATCCACGCCGGGGCGATCTCCTTCGAGGCCGCCAATCCTCGCCACGCTCATGAATGGGTGGTCTTCCGCGAGACCCGGCTGCCCGAGGACCGCATCCTCATCCCGGGCGTGATCGACAGCTCGACCAACTTCGTCGAGCATCCCGATCTGGTGGCCGAACGCCTCTGCCGCTTCGCCGATGTAGTCGGGCGCGAGCGGGTGATGGCCGGCACCGATTGCGGCTTCGCCACCGTGGCCGGCTGGGCCACCGTCGATCCGGACATTGTGTGGATGAAGCTGGAGGCGATGGCCGAGGGTGCGAGCCGCGCCTCGCGGATGCTGTGGAAGCATTGAGCTCGACGCGCACTTAGCCCCCACCCCGTCCCTCCCCCGCATCCGCGGGGGAGGGTGCCACGAGCGCGTCTTCACTCCCTCCCTCACGCGTAGCGTGGGGGAGGGCTGGGGTGGGGGCGACGCCGGCCTCAAGCCTCGATCGCAGCCCAGGTCTCTCCGGCCACGCGAGCCATGTTGCCGCCGAGAATCTTGGCGACGTCGGCTTCGCTGTATTGATGTGCGAGCAGCGCCTCCGTCAGCTCCGGCAGGCGCTCGGGCGGGATGGTCTCCAAATCGAGCGCGCCGTATTCGTTGCCGGGGGGCCACCATGCATTCTTGTCGAGGCCCGGCGGCGAGTCGTTGACGTGACGCTCGAACATGTAGTCGAGGCCGATGCCGACATGGTCGATGCCGATGCGCTCGACCACGTAGTCGACATGGCGGAGGAAGGTCTCGGTGGTGATGTCGTTGGCGCCGAGGAAGATGCCGATGCCGCTCAAGGCCACCACGCCGCCGGTCTTGGCACAGGCGCGGATCTGCTCGTCGGTGATGTTGCGCGCGTGGCCTTTGAGAGCTTTCGGGTTCGAATGGGAGAAGATGACGGGGCGGCTGGAGATCTCCATGACATCCATGCTGGTGCGGGTGCCGGAATGGGAGCAGTCCATCAGGAGGCCGATGCGGTTGATCTCCTCCACCACCTTGCGGCCCAAGAGAGTCAAGGGCATGTCGCTGCCATGGCAGCCGCCGGCGATCGAGTTGTCGCGGTTATAGGCCAAGTGAATCTGGCGCACGCCGAGATCGCGGTAGAGAGCGAGCATCATGAGGTCGTCGGCGAGCATGGTCGAGCCTTCGAGATCGAAGGCGACCGCGAGCTTCCCCTCGCGCTTCGCCCTTCGCACATCGGCGATGCTGCCGGCCAAGAGGAAGTGCTCTGAATGTGCCGCGAGCCAGGCGCGGAAGCCGGCGATCACTCGCATCACCTGCGGGATCGGATTGAAATCCATGCCGACATTGACCGAAACAAAGCTGGCCCCGGCCCGGCGGTGCCGCTCCAGCTCCGCCATGCTCTGCCCCGGCATCAAGGGCAGGCAGGCATGGGCATCCCAGACGATGCTCGCCTGGTGCAAGGCGCTGGCCTTCTCGGAGATTGGGGTGGTCATCGTCTCTAAGTCCCGTGCTTCGTTGCGAATGGCTCCGAGGATTGTGCGCGGCAGCGCGGCCGGGCGCAACGTGGGGCGCAGGAACCATTGTCACCTCTCCTTGGGGAGAGGTCGCGCGAAGCGCGGGTGAGGGGATTGTGCATCGGCCGGATGGGGCTACCCCTCACCCCAACCCTCTCCCCAAGGGAGAGGGAGAGGAGAGGCGGATCGATGCAATCTAGCCGGCTCGCGCCAGCACGATCCAGGCGCCGGTCTCCGCCGATTTGAAGAGGGCGTCGATCACCACCATGTTGGCGACCGCATCCTCGATCGGGAAGGGTGCGGCGATCTCGCCCTTGAAGATGCGCGCCGCCTCCTCGCCTTGGAAGGTGTACTGATCGCATACGGGGAACTCTTCGACTTCGGCCTTGCTGCCGTCGGCAGCACCGCCATCGACGGTGATGCGGCAGGGCCGGTCGGGGGGCGCGTTGAACGGGATCGCGACCTCGATGCGGCCGGTGGTGCCGAAGATCTGCACGCGCTGATACGGCACCATCTGGGTCGAGCAGGTGAAGGTCACCTGTCGGCCGCCGGGAAAGTCCATGAGCGCGCTCGAGAGCCGATCGGTGCGGAAGTTGGGATCGCGCTCGATGGTGGCGACCACGCGGGTCGGCTCGGCCTCCATGATGAAGCGCGCGGTCACCACCGCGTAGCAGCCGATGTCGTAGAGCCCGCCGCCGCCGATATCGGCCTGGTTGCGCACATTGGCGGGATCGACATTGTGATAGGCGAAGACCGTGCTGATGGCGCGCAATGCGCCGATGCGGCCCGCACGGACGAGCTCGCGGGCGCGCAGCCATTGCGGATGCTGGCGCACCATGAAGGCCTCCAGCACCTGGCGGCCGCTGGCGTCTCGCGCCCTGATCAAGGTCCCGGCCTCGGCGGCGTTGAGCGCAATCGGCTTCTCGCAGAGCACGTGCTTGCCCGCCGCCAGCGCCTTCAACGTCCAGGGCACGTGCAGATGGTTGGGCAGGGGATTGTAGACGGCGTCGATCTCGGGATCGGCCAGCAAGGCCTCGTAGCTGCCATAGCTTTTGGGGATGCCGAGCTTGGCCGCGACCTCGGCGGCCCGCGCCCGATCGCGCGAGGCCAGGCCCAGGATGCGGCCGCCTTTGCCCTGCTGCATCGCCGGGATCACCTTCACCACCCCGATCTTCGCCGTACTGAGCACGCCCCAGTTGATAGGGGTCATGGGCGGCACGGTTCAGGCGGCATGCGCAAAAGACCCTCACCCACCCGCGATGCGCGGGTCCCCCCTCTCCCGCATTGCGGGAGAGGGTCGGGGTGAGGGTCTTCGCATAGCGAGACTGTGTTCACGGCACTAAGCCGCTTCGGTCTTGCGCATGATGATGCCGAGGCGCTTGTCGATGATGCGCTTGTGAGCAGCGAAACCTGCCTCGGTGAAGTCTCCCTCAGGCCGGGGCTGCGGCTCGAAATGCCCGTAGCGGTCCTTGCCTCGGACCAGCATCGCCGTGTCGCCCTCGCCCTGGGTCTGGCGCACATGGGCGGGCACGTAGCGGATAACGAGGCCGATGCGGCGGTCCTTCGCCCGGTTCGGCCCCGAGCCATGGGCGATCTTGACGTGATGCAGCGACATCTGCCCCGGCTCGAGGGCCACATCCACGCATTT from Pseudomonadota bacterium encodes:
- a CDS encoding ABC transporter substrate-binding protein, with amino-acid sequence MQDVIAELAPTGVLRAGINLSNFLLVTGKSPAGDPEGVSPDLASEAARRLGVPVVYVPFQRPGELADAAGKNVWDIGLIAVEPARAEAIAFSPAYVEIEATYLVPAGSPLHSIAEVDRPGHRIAVASRSAYDLFLTRNLAHAELVRAPSLEAATKLFVAERLDALAGLKPGLMADIGKLPGARILDGRFTAVQQAIGTVKANEKGAAFLRRFVEEAKASGLVQRLIERHQVRGLAVAPAV
- a CDS encoding cobalamin-independent methionine synthase II family protein; amino-acid sequence: MPSSPGRILTTHVGSLPRPQELTDMLFRRAADEPVDPTRFEATVAEAVMDAVRRQKRASIDIPSDGEMSKISYATYVSERLTGFSGDSPRRVPADLLEVPRYMKRLAATGGTPSLPRPCCTGAIEVRTTEPLEADLSRFAQALQANGYTQGFMNAAAPGVISLFQPNRYYKSDDAYLEALSKAMTAEYRRIVEAGLYLQIDSPDLGVGRHTMYADLEEDEFIRRLGGHVAALNAALAGIPKDRVRLHLCWGNYEGPHTRDIPLARILPTVLEIHAGAISFEAANPRHAHEWVVFRETRLPEDRILIPGVIDSSTNFVEHPDLVAERLCRFADVVGRERVMAGTDCGFATVAGWATVDPDIVWMKLEAMAEGASRASRMLWKH
- a CDS encoding membrane dipeptidase, which gives rise to MTTPISEKASALHQASIVWDAHACLPLMPGQSMAELERHRRAGASFVSVNVGMDFNPIPQVMRVIAGFRAWLAAHSEHFLLAGSIADVRRAKREGKLAVAFDLEGSTMLADDLMMLALYRDLGVRQIHLAYNRDNSIAGGCHGSDMPLTLLGRKVVEEINRIGLLMDCSHSGTRTSMDVMEISSRPVIFSHSNPKALKGHARNITDEQIRACAKTGGVVALSGIGIFLGANDITTETFLRHVDYVVERIGIDHVGIGLDYMFERHVNDSPPGLDKNAWWPPGNEYGALDLETIPPERLPELTEALLAHQYSEADVAKILGGNMARVAGETWAAIEA
- a CDS encoding Gfo/Idh/MocA family oxidoreductase, with translation MTPINWGVLSTAKIGVVKVIPAMQQGKGGRILGLASRDRARAAEVAAKLGIPKSYGSYEALLADPEIDAVYNPLPNHLHVPWTLKALAAGKHVLCEKPIALNAAEAGTLIRARDASGRQVLEAFMVRQHPQWLRARELVRAGRIGALRAISTVFAYHNVDPANVRNQADIGGGGLYDIGCYAVVTARFIMEAEPTRVVATIERDPNFRTDRLSSALMDFPGGRQVTFTCSTQMVPYQRVQIFGTTGRIEVAIPFNAPPDRPCRITVDGGAADGSKAEVEEFPVCDQYTFQGEEAARIFKGEIAAPFPIEDAVANMVVIDALFKSAETGAWIVLARAG